The following DNA comes from Plasmodium coatneyi strain Hackeri chromosome 9, complete sequence.
gatggaaggatggTGCACTCAGGGGGTGTTAGGTCGTTCGAAGGTCGTAgctggaaggttgttaggcgtggtaggtttgttgttaggtgtggtagGGAGTAAggtcacttcctttaaggagaaagaagaacaagagaaaaagaaaaaaaaaaaaattgaagaaaggGAGAGAAGTGTGTAGGATGGTGCACTTAGGGGTGGTACGTGATTCCAACTTtcaaggaaggttgttaggtgagaggaaagaaggaaggaagtatgctTAGGGGtagtgtgcagaggggtgcacATTTGGATGTTAGTTTGTCGAGAGTGGTAGTAtggaaggtttaagggtattagaataATGGTTTTGTGGTCGAAGGAAGAtggttaggtggtagggaggaaggtcacttcctttagggaGGGGTAGACCctaagggtgtataaaaaaaaaaaaattttaggtacaaaaaggaagatttaagTAAAGAATTAagatttaaaaggaaaacgaagtttaaagaaaaagtttaaagaaggaatgcttaaggaagaaaaaaaaagaaagttttaaggtgtaatgaaggaagtatgtTGAAAAAGGTGTGCAGAGTGGTGCAGGTATGCAttttaggtggaagggaaggtttctcttttttttttttaaagaagaaaaaataaaaaaaatataaaaaaaaatgaaagaaaaaaagaagaaaaaaaaaaaaaaaaaaaaaggaagggaggaaggtgtgcagGGAGATGcacttaggggtggaaggatgattcttagggtggagggaggaagggaaggttgttggggtggttgatggaaggaaggttattgttaggggtggtagggtggaaggaaggttgctttctcttcctttaggaagaagaagaaaaaaaaaaataaaaaaaagaaggaaaaaaaaaaagtattctcagaagaaaaggacgtaaggaatgaatgtatgtgtacattctgttgtacacacatgttgATAGTTAATGAaatactattttccatttagtaaGTGAACCAATTTCATTGAATAAATAgtgtggtaaaaaaaaaaaaaaaaatgataaaaatggcTCAGCCTAAGACGAGTGAATTTGAACAAGACCATACGAAGGAGGTAGGGGATGAAGTGGAACATGGTGCTGGTAGTGCTGCGCCTCGTGCACGTCGTCCACGTCGTGCAGCACATGGAATAAGCAGTAAAGATAGCAAAGGTATTAAAATTGATGGggaatttttaataaaactCGGACGCGACCCAATGACAGTAGAGTCTGTTCCAAGTAGCGGGTAGGATTACGATTacttatacatacatatatttatatatatatatatatatatatatgtatatgctatatatgtatatatatgtatatgctttaaaaaagtagtgGTTGtacggcaaaaaaaaaaaaaaaaaagaaatattctcttctcttctgttctcatcattttttttttccgtccttCCTATAGGCAAATTGAACATGGTAAACATTTAATTCTGGTATTACGTGAACAAGGAGGTCCTACGGAAAGTGGGGTTAACTTGAATGTACGTTCTATAGGTCCTGCAAGACCACAGGAAAAAGTGAGCACAGTCACTGAGaacacaaagaaaaagacagCAAGGTACAAATGTTCCGATGAAACCTTTGTAGAACAACTTGTCGAAGACGATGACGGCAAGGAACGTAAGTCATCATTATACAAATAATCCCTAAGGAAgtttgtgttagggtggtgcaaggatatatatatgccaaccacccctaacaaccttctttcctttctttacaGTCCTTCTTGAGGAGGGGTTTAAAAGATTTACCAACGAAGTAACAgagaattaaaagaaaaagtacaatgAGTTCGATATGATGGAAGCACTATGTACTGCGGACAAGGATACATCCGGAATAAATATGGAGCCGTACAAGGACTTCTGTAAAATTATGATGAGGAATATACTAATGGTAACAGATAAGAAAAATCAATAtgaaaatggaggaagaaattgtcAGAGAACAGTGCAGGACATTACCCTATGTGAACTATTAAGAGTATGGATGTATTATATGGCTATCTTCTGTATACCGGAAGCAGTTATACAATATGTCCTGAGTGTTGTGAAAGTagtaaggaaaatattaaataagAGTCAGAAGTATGCGGAATGTGCATATGAAGCTGCACTAAGAATTGCGTATACGGGAAAGACTTATAACTTAGATGACCCGTACTACGAGCTATTTGACACATAtatgttgttttttaaaataatgaatGAAGCAACTAGCAAGGAATGGTGTGTCAATAGGGATAAATGGCAACAAAGGAGAGAGGCGCCACCAGGTGCAGACCCTGCACGCACAGAAACAGAAGTGgatgataaaataaagaatggTAATAAGGAATTTGAAGACTtgaaggaaattattttgaAAGTTAAAGATAGAgtagaggaaaagaaaaagaaaccaGAAACGGAATCAGCGTCCACCCAACCTCAACCTCCACCCCAAGCACCAGCAGCGGCACCAcctgaagaggaagaaactTCTCAAGACAAAACgcaagaaggggaaaaaaagccTGAACAAACGACCTCAGGTAAGGACACACACACCTTCTCCACAGGAACTGGACACGGTTACCTTCACTTCCACTATAAATCTCCTTGATGGAGTTACATTCACTTCCATCCTAACTTCCATTGCCATTTCCATTGTTTAAATTACTAAATCTGGCACATCACCCCCTCCTATGATCCCACTGAAACCAacgttcctttattattttttactcaATTCATAGATGCAGAGACCCCTGAGGGAGAGCAAGAAGttcaggaagaggaagaagatccaggtaaaggggaaaaaaaatacgaacaGTTGCTCAACAATTGTGCTCCCATCAGGGGTTCACACCCCTCATGTCcaccccctaacaaccttccttccacgtaccaccctaacaaccacccCTCATGTCCACCCCTGCTGTGTGAGCACACATCACTTTAGATTCATAATATTTCAGTTCCATAATAGGTCGTGAGatcacattaaaaaaaaaaaaaaaatccttccctttttacgtATTCCTTCTACTCCTTCTAGTCTTTCTATTTATTCATTCCCTACAGCAGCAGAAGACACTGAAACCAAAGATGAAGCAGCTGCTGAAAACACAGAAAGAGCACCAGCTGCACCTCTACCTCCTGCTGGTACTGGGGATGGCGGAGCCACCACCCCTTCCCCTGCCAAACTTATTGACAAGAAGGACAACCccgtccttccttaccttcctttggctCCCGCCGTGCTTGGTATTTCTGTTATGAGCTACTTGCTCTGGaaggtaaataaaaagaaggaaaaaatattttccgcaaaaaaaaagaaaaagaaaaaaaaaaaagaacttataaaaagaataagaggaataaaaagaaaagaaaaaaataaaaaaggaatgaatgagCAAATGAGTAAAGGAGTgcaggatttcgcattttaggggtgt
Coding sequences within:
- a CDS encoding SICA antigen, producing the protein MEALCTADKDTSGINMEPYKDFCKIMMRNILMVTDKKNQYENGGRNCQRTVQDITLCELLRVWMYYMAIFCIPEAVIQYVLSVVKVVRKILNKSQKYAECAYEAALRIAYTGKTYNLDDPYYELFDTYMLFFKIMNEATSKEWCVNRDKWQQRREAPPGADPARTETEVDDKIKNGNKEFEDLKEIILKVKDRVEEKKKKPETESASTQPQPPPQAPAAAPPEEEETSQDKTQEGEKKPEQTTSDAETPEGEQEVQEEEEDPVFLFIHSLQQQKTLKPKMKQLLKTQKEHQLHLYLLLYFAFLGKRRKRYRRAHQVRGPPTLEEQPLDHVDQDDGSHEYTLIKERKPPSIPIKRMKKQGLGRRPGRRRGVRRRMIIDIHLEVLDECQREYLHSKKEDFFEILVQEFMGCEFIKEERVPMVDVPKEQVQCSDSGFREEWLCS